The following coding sequences are from one Desulfosporosinus orientis DSM 765 window:
- the ltrA gene encoding group II intron reverse transcriptase/maturase, with protein MSTKLDRIAIKARFDAKARFTSLADIITPEFLMETWRMMNRKGASGVDGETTKQFESELGERTRNIWTRMKANCYKAPPVRRVEIDKGNGKTRPLGIPTVEDRLVQRAVARILEAIFEQDFLNFSYGFRPGRNPHQALKYLRSTIVTKKIRHIFEADIRGYFNHINHEWLMEMLKQRIADPLILRLVGKWLKAGVMENGVVTRNEEGTPQGGPISPILANIYLHYVLDLWFEKRCKKWFQGEAYIVRFADDYVVCFQYKRDAENFQRYITARMKKFNLELAEKDQAYPLRTVCPRKKILVRRETGNVRFPWIQAC; from the coding sequence ATGTCAACAAAATTGGACAGGATAGCAATTAAGGCTCGCTTCGACGCAAAGGCCCGCTTTACCTCACTAGCGGACATCATTACACCGGAATTTCTCATGGAGACATGGCGAATGATGAACCGAAAAGGGGCAAGCGGGGTCGATGGAGAGACAACAAAACAGTTCGAATCGGAACTTGGTGAACGAACACGGAATATATGGACGAGGATGAAAGCTAACTGTTATAAAGCCCCGCCGGTGCGACGAGTGGAAATAGATAAAGGAAATGGTAAAACAAGACCACTGGGGATACCAACAGTTGAAGATAGGCTAGTCCAACGGGCAGTCGCTCGAATTCTCGAAGCCATATTCGAACAGGACTTTCTTAATTTCTCCTATGGATTTAGGCCGGGTCGCAATCCTCACCAGGCACTGAAATACCTACGTAGCACAATAGTGACAAAGAAAATTCGTCACATATTTGAAGCGGATATCCGGGGCTATTTTAACCACATTAACCACGAGTGGTTGATGGAAATGCTGAAACAGCGAATAGCTGACCCGTTAATTCTACGGCTAGTAGGCAAATGGCTAAAAGCAGGGGTAATGGAAAATGGCGTAGTCACACGAAACGAGGAAGGAACCCCGCAAGGCGGTCCAATCAGTCCTATCCTAGCCAATATTTATTTGCATTATGTTTTAGACCTTTGGTTCGAGAAACGATGCAAAAAATGGTTCCAGGGGGAGGCCTATATAGTTCGTTTTGCAGATGATTACGTAGTGTGTTTTCAGTATAAGAGGGACGCTGAAAACTTCCAACGCTATATCACAGCCCGAATGAAGAAATTCAATCTGGAATTAGCGGAGAAAGACCAGGCTTATCCTCTTCGGACGGTTTGCCCGAGAAAGAAAATCCTTGTACGAAGAGAAACCGGAAACGTTCGATTTCCTTGGATTCAAGCATGTTAG
- the rd gene encoding rubredoxin, whose translation MKKYVCSACGYIYDPEVGDPDSGIAPGTAFEDIPDDWVCPICGVGKDMFEVSE comes from the coding sequence GTGAAAAAGTATGTGTGTTCAGCTTGTGGTTATATTTATGATCCTGAAGTTGGAGACCCCGATTCAGGAATCGCACCGGGAACTGCTTTTGAAGATATCCCAGACGATTGGGTTTGTCCTATTTGTGGAGTAGGTAAAGATATGTTTGAGGTTTCCGAGTAA
- a CDS encoding HAD family hydrolase: MIQAILFNLEGTLTNLDSAKFMQNYLGILAPRFAHLLPTDKFTKLLLKSMELIQNDPKPELTVLQAFLDEFSRVSGHPIQVLRPIFEEFYVSDFPTLRCLVQPNTQGVKSVEYAIQQGFSTAIVSSPLMPLAAVEEQVRWAGLRPEQLKVIAALDNFHYCKPQMGFFQEVSEKLGIRPQGCLLVSNNENDMICRGLGMKTFFLGTTDSTILTDYAGQFEDLFRLISQGSL; this comes from the coding sequence GTGATCCAAGCTATTCTCTTTAATTTAGAGGGTACATTAACAAATCTTGATTCAGCAAAGTTCATGCAGAATTACCTTGGAATCCTGGCACCTCGTTTTGCTCATCTTCTTCCAACCGATAAGTTCACCAAGCTACTATTGAAATCCATGGAGTTGATCCAAAATGATCCGAAACCCGAGTTAACCGTACTGCAAGCATTTCTAGATGAATTTTCGAGAGTATCCGGTCATCCTATACAAGTTCTCAGGCCTATCTTTGAGGAGTTTTATGTTTCTGATTTTCCCACATTGCGTTGCTTGGTTCAGCCTAATACTCAGGGTGTTAAAAGCGTTGAGTACGCTATACAACAAGGATTTTCTACAGCTATTGTTTCAAGTCCATTAATGCCCTTAGCGGCGGTCGAGGAGCAAGTCCGATGGGCTGGTCTCAGGCCTGAGCAACTCAAAGTTATTGCAGCGTTAGACAATTTTCACTATTGTAAGCCACAAATGGGGTTCTTCCAAGAAGTTTCGGAAAAATTGGGAATTAGACCTCAAGGATGTTTATTAGTTAGTAACAATGAAAACGATATGATATGTAGAGGATTGGGGATGAAGACTTTTTTTCTTGGAACTACAGATTCAACAATTTTGACGGATTACGCTGGTCAATTTGAGGATCTCTTCCGTCTGATAAGTCAAGGAAGTTTGTAA
- the ldhH gene encoding L-lactate dehydrogenase (quinone) large subunit LdhH, whose protein sequence is MADKQFKQKISNALDNDVLRGALGRFGDAYIISREKAYEGYNFKEISENIAEVKSYAASHLDEMIDQFEKEATARGAKVYRAVNGEDAKQYILELAKRKKVQKVIKSKSMVSEEILLNKTLMAEGMEVQESDLGEWIVQLAGQHPSHMVMPAIHMTKEEVADVFSGHLHKLNQPVIAELVKTAREELRKSFLEADMGISGANMAIAETGTLIMLTNEGNGRLTSTLPPTHVFLVGIEKLVPKFEDATHILQALPRSATGQQITSYVSMVTGPTPAYYPDGSVKDKEFHIVLMDNGRRKMYNDEKFKKTFQCIRCASCLNVCPAFQLVGGHVYGHIYTGGIGTILTNFLNSEKDAQNPQNLCLQCGKCAEVCPGKLDIPQMILEIRNRIGEKTGLPFTQKFALDVVSNRRLFHSMLRMASIAQKPFTKGQPVIRHLPMFLSGLTEKKSLPAVAKVPFRDVFKTIKQDVKKPKGKIALYAGCLIDFVYPAIAEGVISALNEKGYEVVFPDGQSCCGAPATYMGDRSNARKSAIINIEALEAEKVDYVVSACPTCTHALKESFKELLHDEPALAARAEELSRKSRDFSKLLFELGGLPKGGDGKPLKITYHDSCHLKRSMGVFAEPRKILTDTAGVQLIEMKESDRCCGFAGSYSIKFPELSGPILDRKLANIEETGADVVVVDCPGCLMQISGGLDKKNPKIKVIHTAELLLNKRKKANKK, encoded by the coding sequence ATGGCTGATAAACAGTTTAAACAGAAGATTTCTAACGCCCTTGATAATGACGTATTACGTGGTGCGTTAGGGCGTTTTGGAGATGCCTATATTATATCTCGTGAAAAAGCCTATGAAGGTTATAACTTTAAAGAAATCAGTGAGAATATTGCTGAGGTAAAATCCTATGCTGCCAGCCACCTCGATGAGATGATAGATCAATTTGAGAAGGAAGCTACAGCTAGAGGAGCAAAAGTATATCGTGCTGTTAATGGCGAGGATGCAAAACAATATATTTTAGAGCTGGCTAAACGAAAAAAAGTACAAAAAGTCATTAAGTCAAAATCTATGGTCTCTGAGGAGATTTTGCTCAATAAAACACTTATGGCTGAAGGAATGGAAGTTCAAGAAAGTGACCTGGGAGAGTGGATTGTACAACTTGCCGGTCAACATCCGTCGCATATGGTTATGCCTGCAATTCATATGACGAAAGAAGAAGTTGCCGATGTTTTTTCTGGCCATTTACATAAGCTGAACCAACCTGTGATTGCTGAGCTTGTTAAAACAGCCAGAGAAGAACTTCGCAAATCATTTCTAGAAGCTGACATGGGAATTTCAGGAGCAAACATGGCGATTGCCGAGACCGGAACATTGATAATGCTTACTAATGAAGGAAATGGACGACTGACTTCCACCTTGCCTCCCACTCATGTTTTCTTAGTTGGAATCGAAAAACTCGTTCCAAAGTTTGAAGATGCAACCCATATTCTTCAGGCTCTACCCCGGAGTGCAACAGGTCAGCAAATAACCAGTTACGTGAGTATGGTGACTGGGCCAACACCCGCTTATTACCCGGATGGATCGGTTAAAGACAAGGAATTCCATATTGTCTTGATGGATAATGGAAGACGAAAAATGTATAATGATGAGAAGTTTAAGAAAACGTTTCAGTGTATCCGCTGTGCATCATGTCTCAATGTTTGTCCGGCTTTCCAGCTTGTGGGTGGGCACGTCTATGGACATATTTACACCGGTGGTATCGGAACGATTTTAACGAATTTCTTAAACTCAGAAAAAGATGCTCAAAATCCTCAAAACCTTTGTCTTCAATGTGGCAAATGTGCTGAGGTTTGTCCTGGAAAATTGGATATCCCGCAAATGATTTTGGAAATAAGAAATCGTATTGGCGAAAAAACAGGACTGCCTTTTACTCAAAAATTCGCTCTCGATGTAGTCTCAAATCGACGCCTTTTCCATTCCATGCTGCGAATGGCCTCTATTGCTCAAAAGCCATTTACGAAAGGACAGCCGGTTATTCGGCACTTACCTATGTTTCTTTCCGGGCTGACAGAAAAGAAGAGCTTGCCTGCCGTAGCTAAGGTTCCTTTTCGCGACGTTTTCAAAACAATTAAGCAGGATGTTAAAAAGCCAAAAGGGAAAATTGCTCTTTATGCAGGTTGTCTGATTGATTTTGTTTATCCAGCAATTGCCGAAGGAGTTATCAGTGCTTTAAATGAAAAAGGCTATGAAGTGGTTTTCCCGGATGGACAATCCTGCTGCGGTGCTCCGGCAACCTATATGGGGGATCGCAGTAATGCAAGAAAAAGTGCAATTATAAATATTGAAGCCTTAGAAGCAGAAAAAGTCGATTATGTAGTATCAGCTTGTCCGACCTGCACTCATGCTCTTAAAGAAAGCTTTAAAGAGCTGCTCCATGATGAACCTGCTTTAGCTGCTCGTGCTGAAGAACTAAGCAGGAAATCAAGAGATTTTTCAAAATTGTTATTTGAGTTAGGTGGATTGCCTAAAGGCGGGGATGGAAAACCCCTGAAAATTACCTATCATGATTCCTGTCACTTGAAGCGTTCAATGGGGGTTTTTGCAGAACCCCGCAAAATTTTAACTGATACCGCAGGAGTTCAGCTTATTGAAATGAAAGAATCTGACCGTTGCTGTGGTTTTGCCGGATCCTATTCCATAAAATTCCCGGAGTTATCGGGACCCATTTTGGATCGAAAACTTGCGAACATTGAAGAGACAGGTGCAGATGTCGTAGTGGTCGATTGTCCTGGTTGTTTAATGCAGATTTCTGGGGGGCTTGATAAAAAGAATCCTAAGATTAAGGTCATTCACACTGCAGAATTATTATTAAATAAAAGAAAAAAAGCCAATAAAAAATAG
- a CDS encoding LutC/YkgG family protein, whose protein sequence is MNDQETELYKRFKAKLEAVSGECYRVDTAIEAGELVCKVMIEKGINNVALLTSPIASKGNFVNQIQEKGIEVYTDHFREVTPEAHAGITQVSYAIAELGSLVQADQDASVDQRLCSTLVPIHIALVSTSKLIATLKDTMATLHNLPQIPGFVGFITGPSRTSDIERVLTIGVHGPKQLIVIFVDEKIEEVA, encoded by the coding sequence ATGAATGATCAAGAAACTGAATTATACAAACGATTCAAAGCAAAATTAGAAGCGGTGTCGGGTGAGTGTTATCGTGTCGACACTGCCATTGAAGCTGGAGAACTAGTTTGTAAGGTTATGATAGAAAAAGGTATTAATAACGTTGCACTCTTAACAAGCCCTATAGCAAGTAAGGGTAATTTTGTAAATCAAATACAGGAAAAAGGAATCGAAGTATACACAGATCATTTTCGTGAAGTGACGCCTGAAGCACATGCGGGCATTACCCAAGTGAGCTATGCAATTGCTGAACTTGGATCTTTAGTTCAAGCAGATCAGGATGCTAGTGTTGATCAACGCTTATGCTCAACTTTAGTTCCAATTCATATTGCCCTTGTTTCTACATCAAAATTAATTGCAACATTGAAAGATACCATGGCAACATTGCATAATCTGCCTCAAATTCCGGGCTTTGTTGGGTTCATTACAGGCCCAAGCAGGACATCTGATATTGAAAGGGTATTGACGATTGGGGTGCATGGTCCTAAGCAGCTTATTGTTATTTTTGTTGATGAGAAAATTGAGGAGGTGGCTTAA
- a CDS encoding tetratricopeptide repeat protein, with amino-acid sequence MSASLTDPEILYAQKIYYFFFLLTLTSLTTAFVMLVFSFYYGLFTMAFGIGISYILMLLKRNFHPPEKVITAKRMAHTISQNTSPSAIACFAIQLYYYFQESNQAIDLLEKFLPSNDPLIYATLGDILLKEGKTKQALYILRGNPYALIDPLLLATQARVLKQIGRVSEAAKLFERSIHIATQNGFPKIENNWLTQKILTMSHLAGIHHSLADCYFRLENFSDAKKHYHAGNRLLIDISLWRNCPSVHNHSTKIHKKTY; translated from the coding sequence ATGAGCGCTTCATTAACAGACCCGGAAATACTTTATGCACAGAAAATATATTACTTTTTTTTCTTATTAACCTTGACATCACTGACAACAGCCTTTGTAATGTTAGTTTTTAGTTTTTACTATGGTCTATTTACCATGGCATTTGGGATCGGTATCTCCTATATTCTTATGCTACTAAAACGAAATTTTCATCCACCAGAAAAGGTAATTACAGCCAAACGAATGGCCCACACAATCTCTCAAAATACCAGCCCTTCTGCTATAGCCTGTTTTGCCATCCAACTGTACTATTATTTTCAGGAATCTAATCAGGCCATTGACCTTCTAGAAAAGTTTCTCCCCAGTAATGATCCACTAATCTATGCAACCTTGGGAGATATACTGCTTAAAGAAGGTAAAACCAAACAAGCTCTTTATATTTTGCGAGGAAATCCTTATGCCTTAATAGATCCTCTTCTTCTTGCCACACAAGCTCGAGTTCTTAAACAAATTGGCAGAGTGTCGGAAGCAGCCAAATTGTTTGAACGAAGCATACACATCGCCACACAAAATGGGTTTCCAAAAATCGAAAATAATTGGTTGACTCAAAAAATACTGACAATGTCTCACTTGGCCGGTATACATCATTCTCTAGCTGACTGTTATTTTCGCCTTGAAAACTTTTCTGATGCCAAAAAACACTATCATGCCGGAAATCGTCTCCTTATCGACATATCTCTCTGGCGTAATTGCCCATCAGTTCATAATCATTCAACAAAAATCCACAAAAAAACTTACTAG
- a CDS encoding prenyltransferase/squalene oxidase repeat-containing protein, which translates to MELKKEINECLDQARSYVSEGIEQILSGKLDESHSVSSSPGATALASLALLAVGTGFENAQKRGITWLKQQNHGGWGKFPGDKPDEEITQIVRMVLNGSEGGWKAKIMLLSQLKRFSSVILSLGQRVVPGLEGPTPEEIQLPTILEVRVLNKLPIYGRSVVVAASLLASESQKGIQDGLQYLLKTQMEDGSWAEDIVATSMSIMAIMSKGYYTEQTQKAGRWLVQKQYLSGGWPAFDQLKIWAVGWAVSVFGETIRKPSEVSWMEEAVDWLKRAQNKDGSYGSTPPFTHPDLDDTAVALIGLHQVSGERNQPGIQLLYRLQNRDGGWSTFPSFQGIPPHIQSEFPVYIPSVDVSIHVLEALWRSSRSQESSIWRGLQWILAQQNQQGAFPASWFEGDVYSTAQALELFSKWKFNWDHWDMARHMFVARKKGQDYLIKEQDDNGSWGSVVETGLAISGLWRYMRSVPPGVMEKGIRNLLTMQYKNGSFQPSFRGIYAKGWNYEEPLTTCLTAIRALQRYQRLYKASFFR; encoded by the coding sequence ATGGAGCTTAAAAAAGAGATTAATGAATGTCTTGACCAGGCAAGGTCTTATGTTTCAGAGGGAATAGAACAAATTTTATCAGGAAAACTAGATGAATCACACAGTGTTTCTTCAAGCCCTGGAGCAACTGCACTGGCTTCCTTGGCGCTTCTCGCTGTTGGTACAGGATTTGAAAATGCGCAGAAGAGAGGAATTACATGGCTGAAGCAACAAAACCATGGCGGTTGGGGTAAGTTTCCCGGCGATAAGCCTGATGAAGAAATAACTCAGATAGTAAGAATGGTTCTTAATGGCAGTGAAGGCGGATGGAAAGCTAAAATAATGCTTTTGTCTCAGCTAAAGCGGTTTTCCAGTGTCATATTGTCATTAGGACAACGAGTCGTTCCAGGATTAGAAGGGCCCACACCCGAAGAAATACAACTACCGACCATTCTTGAAGTTCGAGTTTTAAATAAGCTGCCGATATATGGCAGGTCCGTTGTTGTTGCGGCCTCATTGCTTGCCTCGGAGTCACAAAAGGGGATTCAAGATGGGCTGCAATATCTTTTAAAAACTCAAATGGAAGACGGTTCATGGGCAGAAGATATTGTTGCAACAAGTATGTCTATCATGGCCATTATGAGCAAAGGGTATTATACTGAACAAACTCAAAAAGCGGGTCGGTGGCTTGTACAGAAACAATACCTTAGCGGTGGATGGCCGGCTTTTGATCAATTAAAAATATGGGCAGTTGGGTGGGCGGTTAGTGTTTTTGGTGAGACAATCCGGAAACCTTCAGAAGTATCTTGGATGGAAGAGGCAGTCGATTGGTTGAAAAGGGCTCAAAATAAAGACGGAAGTTATGGAAGTACTCCACCATTTACTCACCCTGATTTAGACGATACAGCAGTTGCCTTGATTGGCCTGCATCAAGTTTCAGGTGAGAGAAATCAACCTGGAATACAACTTCTGTATCGACTGCAAAACCGTGATGGCGGTTGGAGTACGTTTCCGAGTTTTCAAGGCATTCCTCCTCATATTCAATCAGAGTTTCCAGTCTATATTCCAAGTGTTGATGTCAGCATTCATGTACTGGAAGCATTATGGAGAAGTTCCCGTTCTCAAGAAAGCAGCATTTGGCGCGGACTTCAATGGATTTTGGCCCAGCAAAACCAGCAAGGGGCTTTTCCGGCCTCGTGGTTTGAGGGAGATGTCTATAGCACGGCACAGGCTTTAGAGTTGTTTAGTAAGTGGAAATTCAATTGGGATCACTGGGATATGGCTCGGCACATGTTTGTGGCCAGAAAAAAAGGTCAAGATTATTTAATAAAAGAACAGGATGATAATGGCAGTTGGGGTTCAGTAGTTGAAACAGGATTGGCTATATCAGGTTTATGGCGTTACATGAGAAGTGTTCCGCCTGGCGTTATGGAAAAAGGTATAAGAAACCTGCTGACTATGCAGTATAAAAATGGTTCTTTTCAACCATCTTTTCGAGGAATTTATGCCAAAGGGTGGAATTATGAAGAACCTTTAACAACTTGTTTAACTGCCATACGGGCGTTGCAGCGTTATCAGAGATTATATAAAGCTTCATTTTTTAGGTGA
- a CDS encoding N-acetyltransferase codes for MKLRKARISDVEAMMLLINSNAQEGLMLPRSRNMLYENIREFLLAEVDDQLVGVASLHILWSDLAEIRALAVATGYKRRGIGSQIVKTLEDEARELGIARVFALTYQPEFFKYCGYEEVNKEQMPQKVWNECINCIKFPNCDEIAVSKTL; via the coding sequence ATGAAATTGCGTAAGGCACGAATTTCGGATGTCGAAGCCATGATGCTACTTATTAACAGCAATGCTCAAGAAGGACTCATGCTTCCTCGCTCAAGAAATATGCTGTATGAAAACATCCGCGAGTTCTTGCTGGCTGAAGTGGATGACCAATTAGTAGGAGTTGCTTCGCTGCATATACTTTGGAGCGATTTAGCTGAGATAAGAGCGTTAGCAGTTGCAACTGGCTACAAACGGAGAGGGATTGGAAGCCAGATCGTTAAAACTCTGGAAGATGAAGCCAGAGAACTTGGGATTGCAAGAGTTTTTGCGTTAACCTATCAACCGGAGTTTTTTAAATACTGTGGATACGAGGAAGTTAATAAAGAACAGATGCCTCAAAAAGTATGGAATGAGTGTATTAATTGCATAAAGTTTCCAAACTGTGATGAAATTGCAGTCAGCAAAACTCTCTAA
- a CDS encoding two-component system sensor histidine kinase NtrB yields the protein MIPQKLWISFLTFMIMIIIIALCDIIPIPDYLSILLKSIPLIILILWFELWYYTWGKIWILFTSLYIIYTHVSPNLMSPTLIVVHIAFLIGTMIVIEQREKKERAFHHRQLKTMRALLKQNPPLVQTVDYSHEAVILLNNMGVIIDSSPQTSILLSLSASYLIGKPIFDVLGILPNFQLNNFPENGDFTWKSHAGTTKHLKFRTRLLLDHNTPSGILVTIFDISDAKKRMELSLQIEKLSIISQVSAGLAHEIRNPLTTIKGFMQLITPERWPETYRPYQQLILQEIQTIEQLLNSFILLTSPSAPQMERLNLVEAIPSITKCAQEIAQKKNVQVIFEFPAHPVYIIADREQLLQALLSILNNAIEVSPKGENVRIRLTEQDNYVSINIIDKGPGIPENLRHRVFDPFFTTQKESIGLGLTIAQQIILTHQGKLTFSEYPLSSGTKVTIDIPSLVNLRDNLSA from the coding sequence GTGATTCCTCAAAAACTATGGATTAGTTTTTTAACGTTTATGATTATGATCATCATCATTGCCCTATGTGATATTATACCTATTCCAGATTACTTGTCTATCCTGTTAAAATCCATCCCTTTGATCATCCTGATTCTTTGGTTCGAGCTTTGGTACTACACCTGGGGAAAGATTTGGATTCTATTTACATCCCTATACATAATCTACACCCACGTCAGTCCCAACCTTATGTCCCCTACTTTAATAGTTGTACACATTGCTTTTCTTATAGGTACGATGATTGTTATAGAGCAAAGAGAAAAAAAAGAACGAGCCTTCCATCATCGTCAGCTAAAAACGATGAGAGCTCTCCTAAAACAAAATCCCCCACTAGTTCAAACTGTTGACTATTCCCATGAAGCTGTAATATTGCTTAACAATATGGGGGTAATCATAGACTCCAGCCCACAAACCTCTATTCTTCTATCGCTATCTGCGTCTTACTTAATTGGCAAACCAATCTTCGATGTTTTAGGGATATTGCCAAATTTCCAGTTAAACAATTTTCCTGAGAATGGTGACTTCACCTGGAAATCTCATGCAGGGACAACTAAACATCTCAAATTCCGAACTCGCCTGCTGCTTGATCACAATACTCCGTCCGGTATTTTAGTAACCATTTTTGATATTAGTGACGCAAAAAAAAGAATGGAGCTTTCTCTGCAAATAGAAAAGCTCTCCATTATTAGTCAAGTTTCTGCAGGCTTAGCTCATGAAATACGCAATCCCTTAACAACCATTAAAGGGTTTATGCAGCTGATCACACCTGAACGCTGGCCTGAAACTTATCGTCCTTATCAGCAGCTTATTCTTCAGGAGATCCAAACTATTGAGCAGCTCCTTAACAGCTTCATCCTATTGACAAGTCCTTCTGCCCCCCAAATGGAAAGACTTAACCTCGTAGAAGCCATCCCCTCTATAACCAAATGTGCACAAGAAATTGCCCAGAAAAAAAACGTCCAAGTGATTTTTGAATTTCCTGCCCACCCAGTCTATATCATAGCCGACCGCGAACAACTTCTCCAGGCACTATTATCAATTCTCAATAACGCCATTGAAGTATCACCCAAAGGAGAAAATGTGAGAATACGCCTTACTGAACAAGATAATTATGTTAGTATTAACATTATCGATAAAGGACCGGGTATCCCTGAAAACCTCCGCCACCGTGTCTTCGATCCATTTTTTACGACCCAAAAAGAAAGCATTGGCTTAGGTTTAACTATTGCTCAACAAATCATTCTTACTCATCAAGGAAAACTGACTTTTTCTGAATATCCCCTTTCTAGCGGGACAAAAGTCACCATTGATATTCCTAGTCTAGTGAATTTGAGAGATAATCTTTCTGCATAA
- a CDS encoding P1 family peptidase, which produces MEERKTPRELGLWMGIMPVGKNNDITDVPGVRVGHVSLIQGSGPLLPNGRGPVRTGVTAILPQFENIYRQPCTAGISVINGYGKSVGVPFIQEMGLLNSPILLTNTLSVNDVANGVITYLLQQNPEIGNDARTANIVVMECDDSYLNDIRGRHVKPWDAILAIQRAAVGPIQQGNVGAGVGMSCFQMKGGVGSSSRIVQTKSGVSYVLGMLALANFGLLEDFQLSGVPIGQLLPQQLGYIPGSLILVGITNAPLSRWQLTQLACRAELGMGRTGSVSMTGSGDFCLIVSTYSGTKNNYLSDWDLDEFFRAVTEATAESIWNSMFLAQTMEGRDGHIRYALPIEETLRLVRSWQGGL; this is translated from the coding sequence ATGGAAGAACGAAAGACGCCAAGGGAGTTAGGACTTTGGATGGGGATAATGCCGGTTGGCAAGAACAACGATATCACAGATGTTCCAGGAGTAAGGGTGGGGCATGTTTCCTTAATTCAAGGCAGCGGACCGCTCCTGCCCAATGGCAGGGGCCCGGTCAGAACGGGTGTGACAGCTATTTTACCTCAATTCGAAAACATTTATCGTCAACCTTGCACAGCAGGAATAAGTGTCATCAATGGTTATGGAAAGTCTGTTGGCGTTCCTTTTATTCAAGAGATGGGACTATTAAATTCCCCGATTCTATTAACGAATACTTTAAGTGTCAATGACGTTGCCAATGGAGTTATTACATACCTATTGCAACAAAATCCGGAAATTGGTAATGATGCTCGAACGGCGAACATTGTGGTCATGGAGTGCGATGATTCTTACCTGAATGATATAAGAGGCCGCCATGTTAAGCCTTGGGATGCCATCTTGGCTATACAGCGTGCTGCAGTGGGTCCAATTCAACAGGGCAATGTGGGTGCGGGAGTGGGAATGTCCTGCTTTCAAATGAAAGGAGGAGTAGGAAGCTCTTCTCGCATTGTTCAAACTAAAAGCGGCGTTAGTTATGTATTGGGAATGCTGGCTTTGGCGAACTTTGGGCTGCTGGAAGATTTTCAATTATCTGGTGTACCCATTGGCCAGTTATTACCACAACAGTTAGGATACATACCGGGTTCTCTGATTCTTGTCGGAATAACGAATGCCCCTTTATCACGTTGGCAATTAACCCAACTTGCATGCCGAGCCGAATTAGGAATGGGGCGCACAGGTTCCGTTTCTATGACCGGAAGCGGAGACTTCTGCCTTATAGTCAGCACTTATAGCGGAACTAAGAACAACTATTTGTCAGATTGGGATTTGGATGAGTTTTTTCGAGCTGTGACGGAAGCAACGGCAGAAAGTATTTGGAACTCCATGTTTTTAGCTCAGACAATGGAAGGGAGAGACGGGCATATTCGTTATGCTTTGCCGATTGAGGAGACCTTACGGCTGGTTCGCAGTTGGCAAGGTGGTTTATGA
- a CDS encoding TetR/AcrR family transcriptional regulator: MAELSRRERKKKETREKIFFNAMQLFRTQGFSATSVEQITQQADVGKGTFYNYFRTKEAVVKEFSRRSWQDIARTGRQKASLCTRQRLENLLQDWAEFMIKDREIAWVTVRSREGKDYDLSLHYGLLAIITVGQENGEISSSFNPAFLAESLEGMMIQHFIRWFVSGTGDLHQELSHALSVFWDGLSEKKQEA, from the coding sequence GTGGCAGAGTTGTCACGGAGAGAGCGGAAGAAAAAAGAAACCCGTGAAAAAATATTCTTTAATGCTATGCAGCTATTTCGTACCCAAGGATTTTCAGCAACATCTGTAGAACAGATTACCCAGCAAGCAGACGTTGGCAAAGGGACTTTTTATAACTATTTTCGAACAAAAGAGGCAGTTGTCAAGGAGTTTTCAAGAAGGTCCTGGCAAGATATTGCCCGAACAGGGAGACAAAAAGCCAGTTTATGTACTCGGCAGCGATTGGAGAATCTTCTTCAAGACTGGGCTGAATTTATGATAAAGGATCGGGAGATAGCCTGGGTTACCGTACGAAGCCGAGAAGGAAAGGATTATGATCTGAGCTTACATTATGGTTTACTGGCGATCATAACGGTTGGTCAAGAAAATGGTGAAATCAGTAGTTCCTTCAATCCTGCTTTTTTAGCAGAAAGTTTGGAAGGTATGATGATTCAGCATTTTATTCGTTGGTTTGTTTCCGGGACAGGGGATTTGCATCAAGAGTTAAGTCACGCCCTCTCAGTCTTTTGGGACGGACTCTCAGAAAAGAAGCAAGAGGCTTGA